A section of the Bacillus spongiae genome encodes:
- a CDS encoding CAP-associated domain-containing protein, with translation MKKIFLFILFITTAHFTKPYWEEPVQKWKSSAPVQDMVNSIRDNEQLSSFFQSIEQEFTALLENINQQGEGRERHSDESQKASEQDAPTLSIPTDHSFSIHNIGIGDSKTTVQQEVGPPKRSTINEYGVMWNTYHENYQNFLMVSFDENDTVNGLYTNQPLLSSSLDLSFENSKESIYQILGEPLTEIRKGFTIFELSGEGEYEVFLVDNTYVTIFYDLHENDSITAIQLISEELEMSKTKLYSPETDDLKIGFEYQLFDVTNAARVQHDLQPLVWDHTVKETARKHSLDMAVENYFDHTNLQGQSPFDRMEEDRIQFLVAGENLAYGHVSSLFAHEGLMNSLGHRENILQEDYTFLGIGVAFNDESQPYFTQKYYAN, from the coding sequence TTGAAGAAAATATTTCTTTTTATTCTGTTCATAACCACTGCCCACTTTACTAAGCCTTATTGGGAAGAACCAGTACAAAAGTGGAAAAGCTCAGCTCCCGTTCAAGACATGGTTAACTCGATTCGTGATAATGAACAACTATCATCTTTTTTTCAAAGCATTGAACAAGAATTCACCGCCTTATTGGAAAATATAAATCAACAAGGAGAAGGCCGTGAACGTCATTCCGACGAATCACAAAAGGCTTCTGAGCAGGATGCCCCAACCTTGTCTATTCCAACAGACCACTCATTTTCAATTCATAATATCGGGATTGGTGACTCAAAAACAACTGTCCAACAAGAAGTAGGACCCCCTAAACGCTCAACGATAAATGAATATGGTGTCATGTGGAATACGTATCATGAAAATTATCAAAATTTCCTTATGGTATCATTCGATGAGAATGATACGGTAAATGGATTATATACAAACCAACCTTTACTTTCATCTTCACTCGACCTTTCATTTGAAAACTCGAAAGAATCTATTTATCAAATATTAGGGGAACCTTTAACTGAAATCCGAAAAGGCTTCACCATTTTTGAGCTATCAGGTGAAGGTGAATATGAAGTTTTCCTTGTAGATAATACGTATGTGACCATTTTTTATGATCTTCATGAAAATGATTCGATTACTGCTATTCAGCTTATTAGCGAGGAACTCGAAATGAGTAAAACGAAGTTATATTCTCCTGAGACGGATGATTTGAAAATTGGCTTTGAATATCAACTTTTTGACGTTACAAATGCTGCAAGGGTACAACATGATCTTCAACCGCTCGTTTGGGATCACACCGTAAAGGAAACAGCCCGGAAGCATAGCTTAGATATGGCAGTAGAAAACTACTTTGATCATACCAATTTACAAGGCCAATCTCCTTTTGACCGGATGGAAGAAGATCGGATACAATTTTTAGTTGCCGGAGAAAATTTAGCATACGGCCATGTAAGTAGTCTATTTGCCCACGAAGGCTTAATGAATTCATTAGGTCATCGCGAAAACATTCTTCAAGAAGATTATACTTTTCTTGGTATTGGTGTCGCGTTTAACGATGAATCACAACCGTATTTCACGCAAAAATATTATGCAAACTAA
- a CDS encoding NUDIX hydrolase, with protein sequence MGYIMDLRKIVGSRPLLMVGACVLLVNQENKLLLQLRKDNHCWGLAGGSLEIGETLEEVAKRELQEETGLIANNLTLFKVFSGQEVYYKYPHGDEVYNVVTAYICNDFHGDIVIDDSEVLDVAFFHIDDLPENMSPPDIPIIREYERKTKGKP encoded by the coding sequence ATGGGCTATATTATGGACTTAAGAAAAATAGTAGGAAGTCGTCCACTTTTGATGGTTGGTGCGTGCGTTCTATTAGTAAATCAAGAAAATAAACTGTTATTACAACTTCGAAAGGATAACCATTGTTGGGGCTTAGCTGGAGGATCTTTAGAAATAGGCGAAACCTTAGAAGAGGTGGCAAAAAGAGAACTACAAGAGGAAACAGGGTTGATTGCAAATAATTTAACGCTATTTAAGGTGTTTTCTGGACAAGAAGTATACTATAAATACCCTCACGGTGATGAAGTATATAATGTCGTGACTGCCTACATATGCAATGATTTTCACGGAGACATCGTAATAGATGATAGTGAAGTACTTGATGTCGCATTCTTCCATATCGATGACCTTCCTGAAAATATGAGTCCACCGGACATACCGATCATAAGAGAATATGAGCGAAAAACGAAAGGGAAACCCTGA
- a CDS encoding DinB family protein, whose product MFQSINNFLKTWEYEAGATHRLLTNLTEESLQQESTNEHWSVGEIAWHLVSSIKIITSNTDLQFEGPGKGSPLPESVEKIANSYLQVSVAFVHALQTQWSDDQLEKRIDFFGQKMKKGTLLLFLLQHQTHHRGQLTILMRQAGLRVHGIYGPSLEEWAQFGMEPPKV is encoded by the coding sequence ATGTTCCAATCCATAAACAATTTTTTAAAGACGTGGGAGTATGAGGCTGGAGCCACTCATAGGCTATTAACAAATTTAACAGAAGAATCACTTCAGCAAGAATCAACCAATGAGCATTGGAGCGTAGGGGAAATTGCTTGGCATCTCGTTTCATCAATTAAAATTATTACTTCTAATACTGATTTACAATTTGAAGGACCTGGTAAGGGTTCGCCACTCCCTGAATCAGTTGAGAAAATAGCAAACAGCTATCTTCAAGTGAGTGTTGCCTTTGTACACGCGCTCCAAACGCAATGGAGTGATGATCAATTGGAAAAACGAATTGATTTTTTTGGACAAAAAATGAAAAAGGGTACACTGCTTCTATTTTTACTTCAACATCAAACACACCATCGTGGTCAGCTAACCATTCTAATGCGTCAAGCGGGATTACGGGTCCATGGAATTTATGGGCCGTCTTTGGAGGAATGGGCTCAATTTGGAATGGAACCCCCAAAAGTGTGA
- a CDS encoding DsbA family oxidoreductase, producing MKIEVYSDFVCPFCYIGKRRLEEAIERSSLQDEAEVTFKSFELDPNSPVNTDLTIHEILAKKYGTSIEQAERMSEGVGQQAAATGLNFRFDNMIPTNTFDAHRLAKYSSTKGKEAALTEELLKAHFTDSKHIGDHETLLDLAEKVGLDRGESKAVLEGNDYHESVRGDESEAHTIGVQGVPFFVINDKYAISGAQPTEVFVGALEKVKEEEKQASKLQPLTSTEEKGMVCDDNGCEIPSENK from the coding sequence ATGAAAATAGAAGTATATTCAGATTTTGTTTGTCCATTTTGTTATATTGGAAAAAGACGTTTAGAAGAAGCCATTGAGCGTTCTTCCCTTCAAGACGAAGCAGAAGTAACGTTTAAAAGCTTTGAACTTGATCCTAATTCCCCAGTAAATACGGATTTAACGATCCATGAAATATTAGCTAAAAAGTATGGGACATCTATTGAACAAGCAGAGAGAATGAGTGAAGGAGTAGGTCAACAAGCGGCAGCAACTGGTTTAAACTTTCGCTTTGACAACATGATTCCGACAAATACCTTTGATGCTCATCGCTTAGCAAAATATTCTTCTACTAAAGGAAAAGAAGCAGCACTAACAGAAGAATTACTCAAAGCTCACTTTACTGACTCAAAGCATATTGGGGACCATGAAACTTTACTTGACCTTGCTGAGAAAGTGGGCCTTGATCGAGGAGAATCAAAAGCGGTATTAGAAGGAAATGACTATCATGAAAGCGTTCGTGGAGATGAGTCAGAAGCGCACACGATTGGTGTTCAAGGTGTTCCATTTTTCGTCATCAATGATAAGTATGCGATATCAGGAGCTCAACCAACAGAAGTATTTGTAGGAGCGTTAGAAAAAGTAAAAGAAGAGGAAAAGCAAGCAAGCAAATTACAGCCACTTACATCAACCGAGGAAAAGGGTATGGTTTGTGATGACAATGGGTGTGAAATTCCATCTGAAAATAAATAA
- a CDS encoding APC family permease: MNKLKRDLNPIHGYALMIGGMIGAGIFVVTGEAAGEAGPSVPFGYVVLFPILLASALSYLIFLSTPLGKSPGGAYIHISRTFNNYFVGFLFMWFQFIALLGVMAIMAISFGEYLAALLGWTNVSLMATVLLLTFYVLNIVGVKWFGMVQLAMSGILFIAILVLVIPGLFHVNLDNYSPMLPNGMEGFISILPSLFFAYFGFEQIAQAGGEMKNPQKAMPRTMFIGSILTVVIYFLISFVAFGVLPYEQLAGSSSAMIDVAGVYLPAWGKWIVVIGIIMAFATTLNSLVMVVSRILFSFADDHVIPAGFAKVNKRFGTPHVAITVNTAIVLLLIWTQTLGYLLDVSLQGMFLMYIGHAVAMIALPFVRPQLFKTAFIKPSKTVIVISGIFALSVLIFFSYSLIQTVFGLLAIWTALGIIVFLLGRLQGKSKQFDYGSHIEKEWNPKEE; encoded by the coding sequence ATGAATAAACTTAAAAGAGATTTGAATCCAATCCATGGATATGCGTTAATGATCGGTGGAATGATTGGAGCGGGGATTTTCGTCGTAACAGGAGAAGCAGCAGGAGAAGCAGGACCTTCCGTCCCATTCGGGTATGTGGTGTTGTTTCCTATCCTTCTTGCCTCTGCATTATCCTATTTAATATTCTTAAGCACCCCGTTAGGAAAAAGTCCTGGTGGAGCTTATATTCATATTAGTCGGACATTTAATAATTATTTTGTAGGCTTTTTGTTTATGTGGTTCCAATTTATTGCATTACTTGGAGTAATGGCTATTATGGCTATTTCCTTCGGTGAGTATTTAGCTGCTTTGCTAGGGTGGACAAACGTATCATTGATGGCAACAGTGCTATTGTTAACATTCTATGTTTTAAATATTGTTGGGGTTAAATGGTTTGGAATGGTTCAACTGGCGATGTCAGGAATCCTATTTATCGCGATTTTAGTTCTTGTTATCCCAGGACTATTTCATGTTAATTTAGATAATTATTCACCAATGCTTCCAAATGGCATGGAAGGGTTTATTAGTATTTTACCATCCCTATTCTTTGCTTACTTTGGATTCGAACAAATTGCTCAAGCAGGAGGGGAAATGAAAAACCCTCAGAAAGCTATGCCGAGGACGATGTTTATCGGTTCCATTCTTACGGTTGTCATATACTTTTTAATATCTTTTGTCGCTTTCGGCGTTTTACCATATGAGCAACTAGCAGGGTCTAGCAGTGCAATGATTGATGTAGCGGGAGTATACTTACCTGCTTGGGGTAAATGGATTGTTGTTATCGGTATTATTATGGCATTTGCTACAACATTAAACTCGCTCGTAATGGTCGTATCACGTATTTTATTTAGCTTTGCAGATGATCATGTCATCCCAGCAGGCTTTGCAAAAGTCAACAAACGTTTTGGTACTCCTCATGTAGCGATTACGGTCAATACAGCTATTGTTTTACTTTTAATATGGACGCAAACGTTAGGGTATTTGCTTGATGTTTCACTTCAAGGGATGTTTCTGATGTATATCGGACATGCTGTTGCCATGATAGCATTGCCATTTGTTCGTCCACAATTATTTAAAACGGCTTTCATCAAGCCTTCTAAAACGGTTATTGTAATCAGCGGAATTTTTGCCCTATCTGTATTAATATTCTTTAGTTACTCGCTCATTCAAACAGTATTTGGTCTCCTTGCAATCTGGACGGCTCTTGGAATTATTGTGTTTTTACTCGGACGTTTACAAGGAAAAAGTAAACAATTCGACTATGGCTCACATATTGAAAAAGAATGGAATCCTAAAGAAGAGTAA
- a CDS encoding phosphotransferase, producing the protein MNVELGRMIGEGGCAITYEWKGSDKLLKLAKDNTNQEAMKREYDNSVFAFETGLSVPQPFELLSVNDRAGIVFERIYGTPLLERYMSQLTDQTYSETGINPDDIRINARILSEIHLPIDTDSPLVPSPQKEYLTLLIKRVDLLTFAEKESVISIINRLPLKQLLCHGDPNPGNVLIRSDGSPVMIDWMDAAIGNPEVDIAEFILMIRYAVLPDHLPNQTRQFFDSNRETIIRIFMDEYTRLTGLTYYDVEPWLLPVAARKLSADAIPDEEKSLLVQEIRRRLPIQKNK; encoded by the coding sequence ATGAATGTTGAACTTGGAAGAATGATAGGTGAAGGTGGCTGTGCTATAACGTATGAATGGAAAGGTAGTGATAAGCTTTTAAAGCTTGCGAAGGATAATACCAATCAAGAAGCGATGAAACGTGAGTACGATAATAGTGTTTTTGCTTTTGAAACAGGACTTTCTGTGCCCCAACCGTTTGAGCTATTATCCGTTAATGATCGAGCTGGGATTGTTTTTGAACGTATTTACGGGACTCCGCTATTGGAGCGGTATATGTCCCAGTTAACGGACCAAACCTATAGCGAAACCGGCATAAATCCTGATGATATTCGGATCAATGCACGGATTTTAAGTGAAATACATCTTCCAATCGATACCGACTCTCCGTTAGTTCCATCACCACAAAAAGAGTATTTGACCCTTTTAATAAAAAGGGTTGATCTACTCACTTTTGCTGAGAAAGAATCCGTGATTTCTATAATAAATAGGCTTCCTTTAAAGCAGTTACTTTGTCATGGTGATCCGAACCCTGGAAATGTTTTAATCAGAAGTGATGGCAGTCCGGTTATGATTGATTGGATGGATGCTGCAATAGGAAACCCTGAAGTAGATATTGCCGAATTTATTTTAATGATAAGATATGCAGTCTTACCGGATCACTTGCCCAATCAAACACGTCAATTCTTTGATTCAAACAGGGAGACAATTATTCGTATCTTTATGGATGAATACACAAGGCTTACAGGGCTTACTTATTATGATGTGGAACCATGGCTGCTTCCTGTTGCAGCACGAAAGCTCTCAGCTGACGCCATACCAGATGAAGAAAAAAGCTTGTTAGTCCAAGAGATTAGAAGACGGTTGCCTATTCAGAAAAATAAATGA
- a CDS encoding branched-chain amino acid aminotransferase — MLKENIQNHIQAGRPLLALEKELADKYLLNTNTVEDSDESRFRDAYVELVHKETEATVRNVTAEEILTQPITYLKMNKEHFIYIDSSWFDIIGIDGMSLEVDDLFGTYEVLFGLKRKKKEKQGIVDYFNEHLGEQPKHSILFSGQEGIWEINFAANGLVAFQETMTLDDLLQNVYQFLFQLNIELDEGKTMVE; from the coding sequence ATGTTAAAGGAAAATATACAAAACCACATACAAGCAGGACGTCCGCTGTTAGCACTAGAAAAAGAGTTAGCAGATAAGTATTTATTGAATACTAACACGGTAGAAGATTCAGATGAATCTCGATTTCGGGATGCTTATGTTGAATTAGTTCATAAAGAAACCGAAGCAACAGTCCGTAACGTTACAGCCGAAGAGATTCTTACACAACCGATTACATATTTAAAGATGAATAAAGAACATTTTATCTATATTGATTCAAGCTGGTTTGACATCATTGGAATAGATGGAATGTCTTTAGAAGTAGATGACCTATTTGGAACATACGAAGTATTGTTCGGCTTAAAACGGAAGAAAAAAGAGAAACAGGGGATTGTTGACTATTTTAATGAGCACCTTGGTGAACAGCCAAAGCATTCCATCCTATTTAGTGGGCAGGAAGGGATATGGGAAATTAATTTTGCTGCGAATGGATTAGTAGCCTTTCAAGAAACGATGACATTGGATGATCTATTACAAAATGTATATCAGTTTCTATTTCAACTGAATATTGAATTAGATGAGGGGAAAACGATGGTTGAGTAG
- a CDS encoding M48 family metallopeptidase: MNQSKKLVHSNETGLFVVLLVLSIIIYALLIKIFSFIGVFYLALFLLIVFISKGLMVGQIRSNAVKITESQYPEIHSKVVELCKSMSIKSIPDVYVMESSGMLNAFATKLLGRNMVVLFSGVFELIEEEAEDEVTFIIAHELAHIQRKHIFKQLLILPANLVPFLGSAYSRACEYTCDRMAAHYTNAVTPATNGLTVLAIGKQLYSSVDKEAYIQQLKNEKSFFVWLSECLSTHPHLPKRIAEVERFMEMREKVKFPLPLKKLAILSALGFTVTIGGYAALLLVVQSIDPEKIEAFAEALDPSSEEYLSEDEYADDEYAEDEYLTDEEYLLEMEATPLMGAIYYEDYEEFQSLLSNETITETDINGWNALHYASFFPSDEQMLKDLLEAGMLPDTKDNNGVTGIHWAIQSEYASDYKVELLLSSGADPNVIDEFGMTPLMYSIYFPSNIELVEMLLNAGADVQVVDNDGFTALDYATEYGSERLVNLLSE, translated from the coding sequence ATGAATCAATCAAAGAAATTAGTCCATTCAAATGAAACCGGTTTATTTGTGGTTTTATTAGTTTTGAGCATTATTATTTATGCACTATTAATTAAAATTTTTTCTTTTATAGGTGTGTTCTACCTTGCCTTGTTTTTACTCATTGTATTCATTTCTAAAGGACTGATGGTCGGTCAGATTCGAAGTAACGCTGTAAAGATAACAGAAAGTCAGTATCCTGAAATACATAGTAAAGTAGTAGAGCTTTGCAAATCAATGTCAATTAAGTCTATACCAGATGTCTATGTTATGGAATCGTCTGGAATGCTTAATGCATTTGCAACAAAACTACTTGGTAGAAATATGGTCGTTCTATTTTCAGGAGTATTTGAATTAATTGAAGAAGAGGCAGAAGATGAAGTTACTTTTATCATCGCTCATGAACTTGCTCATATTCAACGAAAACACATTTTTAAACAACTACTTATTTTACCGGCAAATTTGGTCCCATTCCTAGGTTCTGCCTATTCGAGGGCATGTGAGTACACCTGCGACCGGATGGCTGCTCACTACACTAATGCCGTAACACCTGCAACGAATGGTTTAACGGTTCTTGCTATTGGAAAGCAATTATATAGTTCTGTAGATAAAGAGGCTTATATTCAACAACTTAAAAATGAAAAGAGCTTTTTCGTATGGTTAAGTGAGTGCCTTTCTACGCACCCACACCTTCCTAAACGGATTGCAGAAGTGGAACGATTCATGGAAATGAGAGAGAAAGTGAAATTTCCTTTGCCTTTAAAGAAACTAGCTATTCTATCCGCTCTAGGCTTTACCGTCACTATCGGGGGATACGCTGCTCTTTTACTAGTGGTTCAATCCATTGATCCTGAAAAGATTGAAGCATTTGCCGAAGCCCTGGATCCTTCATCTGAAGAATATCTTTCAGAAGACGAATACGCGGATGACGAATATGCAGAAGACGAATACCTCACAGATGAAGAATACCTTTTGGAAATGGAAGCAACGCCTTTAATGGGTGCCATTTATTACGAAGACTATGAAGAGTTTCAATCTTTATTATCAAATGAGACTATAACAGAGACAGACATCAATGGGTGGAATGCACTGCATTACGCTTCGTTTTTTCCTTCTGATGAGCAAATGTTGAAGGACCTTCTCGAAGCTGGAATGCTTCCTGATACGAAGGATAACAATGGCGTAACGGGTATCCACTGGGCAATACAAAGTGAATATGCTTCCGACTATAAAGTGGAGCTTTTATTAAGCTCCGGTGCAGACCCTAATGTGATAGATGAGTTTGGAATGACGCCTTTGATGTATTCTATTTACTTCCCATCTAATATAGAATTGGTTGAAATGTTACTAAATGCAGGTGCCGATGTACAGGTGGTCGATAATGACGGATTTACTGCATTGGATTATGCGACGGAGTATGGATCAGAACGACTGGTGAATCTCCTAAGTGAATAA
- a CDS encoding phenylacetate--CoA ligase family protein gives MILHEVETASREVVEKLQLSRLKETVKLVYKNVPFYKEKLRLKGINPENIVDLEQIKGLPFTTKKDLREQYPFGLFAVDQQQIVRVHASSGTSGKPTVVGYTSNDIQMWSEVVARAIVIGGGQPGDCLHNAYGYGLFTGGLGLHYGSEQLGMMTVPVSGGNSDRQILLIQDFKPTIICGTPSYMLNLAEKMEKAGIDPKATSLSYGIFGAEPWSEKMRERLEKKFNIKACDIYGLSEVIGPGVAMECHEAQDGLHIAEDHFFVEVIDPYTLENLPDGEEGELVFTSLTKEAMPIIRYRTGDIASVRREKCVCGRTSIKMSRVKGRVDDMLIIRGVNVYPSEIEHHLLTVSQLSPHYQLHLKQNHHMDVVELQVEMSEDFFHSVRGDLQHKRVHFLAKEVEHLLKNACLVSIHVTVQKPNSLPRSEGKAIRIVDHRNKVVN, from the coding sequence ATGATTTTACACGAAGTGGAAACGGCTTCACGTGAAGTTGTAGAGAAGCTACAATTGTCACGATTAAAGGAAACAGTGAAGTTGGTGTATAAGAACGTACCATTCTATAAAGAAAAATTAAGGCTAAAAGGCATAAATCCAGAAAATATTGTTGATTTAGAGCAAATAAAAGGGCTACCATTTACGACGAAGAAAGACTTAAGAGAGCAATACCCTTTCGGTTTATTTGCCGTTGATCAACAACAAATTGTCCGTGTTCACGCTTCCTCAGGAACAAGTGGTAAACCAACAGTGGTTGGCTATACTTCAAATGATATTCAAATGTGGAGTGAAGTGGTGGCAAGAGCGATTGTGATTGGAGGTGGCCAACCAGGAGACTGCTTACATAATGCGTATGGATATGGATTATTCACAGGTGGGTTAGGTTTACACTACGGAAGTGAGCAGCTCGGGATGATGACAGTTCCTGTATCTGGTGGGAATTCAGACCGCCAAATCCTACTCATTCAAGACTTTAAACCTACGATCATTTGCGGAACCCCATCGTATATGCTAAATCTTGCTGAAAAGATGGAGAAGGCAGGAATTGACCCAAAGGCAACGTCATTGAGCTACGGAATTTTTGGAGCTGAGCCATGGTCAGAAAAAATGAGAGAAAGACTAGAAAAGAAATTCAACATTAAAGCATGTGACATATATGGATTGAGTGAAGTGATTGGCCCAGGTGTAGCGATGGAGTGCCACGAAGCGCAGGATGGGCTCCACATAGCTGAAGATCATTTCTTTGTAGAGGTTATTGATCCTTATACACTGGAAAACCTACCTGATGGAGAGGAAGGAGAATTGGTGTTTACAAGTTTAACGAAAGAGGCAATGCCAATCATTCGTTACCGGACGGGAGATATCGCATCGGTTCGTCGGGAGAAATGCGTTTGTGGACGAACCTCGATAAAGATGTCACGCGTAAAGGGAAGAGTAGATGATATGTTAATCATCCGTGGAGTAAATGTTTATCCTTCTGAGATAGAACATCATTTGTTAACAGTCTCCCAATTATCGCCTCATTATCAACTACATTTGAAGCAAAATCATCATATGGATGTAGTCGAATTACAAGTGGAAATGAGTGAGGATTTTTTTCATAGTGTTCGTGGTGATTTGCAACATAAAAGGGTCCATTTTCTAGCAAAGGAAGTCGAACACTTACTGAAAAATGCTTGTTTAGTATCAATTCATGTGACCGTACAAAAACCAAATTCATTACCACGTTCGGAAGGAAAAGCGATTCGAATTGTCGATCACAGAAATAAAGTGGTCAATTAG
- a CDS encoding nitroreductase family protein has translation MEKNDGFISLDFERLNHNKMEANMEQFVGILDQRQNEQPFIEQPVMEGVIEKVIQTAGTAPSGANQQPWTYVVIRDDKLKKEVRRLAEKKTLQNAEQLEKAPLFVALFKQKYAQKENKRIKHYYPNESTAISAGFFLSALLHSDLDYVAYPPLKELKELCHRPKNEESFLLFAVGYKKEVEGSYEQASHYYENLRKRRNVRDFSAETFDEHLLITALEAIMTTPFLNGGNYHFEVVSDSVTKQKIRQKAEEEEKKFYEQRITDEWKEVLRPLGTDWRKPHLTDAPHLIVAFKGEESPQSIDALTNTGVATGVLLSALHQAGLAILTHTPSPMTFLRDLLGRPKHEMPIVVLPVGFPIDNCKVPKITKKPLQEILVKHM, from the coding sequence ATGGAAAAGAATGATGGGTTTATTTCACTTGATTTTGAGAGATTGAACCATAACAAAATGGAAGCTAACATGGAACAGTTTGTCGGCATCCTTGACCAAAGGCAGAATGAACAGCCATTTATTGAGCAACCTGTAATGGAAGGCGTAATAGAAAAGGTAATTCAGACAGCTGGAACGGCTCCTTCAGGTGCGAATCAGCAACCGTGGACATATGTTGTGATTCGTGATGACAAATTGAAAAAAGAGGTTCGTAGGTTAGCAGAAAAAAAGACGTTGCAAAATGCAGAGCAACTAGAAAAAGCCCCACTATTTGTCGCTTTATTTAAACAAAAATACGCTCAGAAAGAAAATAAGCGAATCAAACATTATTACCCAAATGAATCAACAGCGATTAGTGCAGGTTTTTTTCTCTCCGCTTTATTACATTCCGACCTAGATTATGTTGCCTATCCGCCATTGAAGGAGCTGAAGGAGCTTTGTCATCGTCCAAAAAACGAGGAATCTTTTCTACTTTTTGCTGTTGGTTATAAAAAAGAGGTGGAGGGCTCATACGAACAAGCTAGTCATTATTATGAAAATTTGCGTAAAAGAAGAAATGTTCGCGATTTTTCTGCGGAGACCTTTGATGAACATCTACTTATAACAGCACTTGAAGCCATCATGACTACTCCCTTCCTTAATGGGGGAAACTATCATTTTGAAGTAGTCAGTGACTCGGTTACGAAGCAAAAGATTCGTCAAAAAGCGGAGGAAGAAGAAAAAAAGTTCTACGAACAAAGAATTACGGACGAGTGGAAAGAAGTGTTACGACCGTTAGGGACAGATTGGCGAAAGCCCCATTTAACGGATGCTCCTCATTTAATTGTTGCCTTTAAAGGAGAGGAAAGTCCTCAATCCATTGACGCTCTTACAAATACGGGAGTGGCAACAGGGGTCTTATTATCCGCTTTGCATCAAGCAGGTCTAGCGATTCTTACACATACACCAAGTCCGATGACGTTTTTACGTGATCTGTTAGGAAGGCCTAAACATGAAATGCCTATTGTTGTGTTGCCAGTAGGATTTCCAATCGACAATTGTAAAGTACCAAAAATAACAAAGAAACCATTGCAAGAGATTTTAGTCAAGCATATGTAG
- a CDS encoding ABC transporter ATP-binding protein: MIDVEEVDFFYQQTPVLNQFTLKKSDPGICGLWGRNGAGKTTLMNLLAGYERPHKGTISIMGMDPYENLAAQEHLCYIQENHPFGRTWTMKDVFKYGQYFYPNWDGEQAEQFSRIFNLPLNKNLTKFSKGMKTAAQLILGLSSNAAVSILDEPTNGLDAVHRKQFYRALTESYKHHPRLLFISTHHVEEIQPLCESLVVVHAGKVLFHEKMKDIEKRGITLTGAHDSIEKATEHANIIDSLKEDLTTTVMIDAMYSDEWKEMSESLNISINKSSLQDYLVNMTTKEVVMK; encoded by the coding sequence ATGATTGATGTCGAAGAAGTAGATTTTTTCTATCAACAGACACCAGTATTGAATCAGTTTACATTAAAGAAGAGCGATCCAGGAATTTGCGGACTGTGGGGACGTAATGGTGCAGGGAAAACGACACTTATGAACTTACTTGCAGGATATGAACGACCGCATAAAGGGACTATTTCAATTATGGGTATGGACCCTTATGAAAACTTAGCTGCACAGGAGCATCTTTGTTATATACAAGAAAATCATCCATTTGGTAGAACGTGGACGATGAAAGATGTTTTTAAATATGGTCAATACTTTTATCCAAATTGGGACGGGGAGCAAGCAGAACAGTTCAGTCGTATCTTCAATTTACCGTTAAATAAGAACCTTACAAAATTTTCAAAAGGAATGAAAACCGCTGCTCAACTAATACTTGGCCTGTCAAGTAATGCAGCTGTGTCCATTCTTGATGAACCAACGAACGGATTGGATGCTGTTCATCGGAAGCAATTTTATCGTGCCTTAACGGAAAGCTATAAGCATCATCCACGACTCCTTTTTATTTCCACACATCATGTTGAGGAAATTCAGCCATTGTGTGAATCACTCGTCGTCGTACATGCTGGAAAGGTATTGTTTCATGAAAAAATGAAAGATATTGAGAAAAGAGGCATAACCTTAACTGGTGCCCACGACAGCATTGAAAAGGCAACGGAGCATGCGAACATTATTGACTCTCTTAAAGAAGACTTAACGACTACGGTCATGATCGATGCTATGTATTCAGACGAGTGGAAGGAAATGAGTGAATCACTAAATATTTCGATTAATAAATCGTCATTACAAGACTATTTAGTGAATATGACCACAAAGGAAGTGGTTATGAAATGA